A DNA window from Candidatus Eremiobacteraceae bacterium contains the following coding sequences:
- a CDS encoding NAD(P)/FAD-dependent oxidoreductase, giving the protein MKRFQVAIVGGGVAGLSAALFLARAGISVAVFDQHESSLYRVSRVHNYLGFPDGIPGPELIELGRRQATRFGAELFDEDVEAVANAGASFSVRTGAGAYEADYAILASNKRTDIAHALGLELGGFGNKFVSVDSEGRTAVDRLYAAGRITGLPSQASISAGDGAKVAIAIIQRMRGGYYVDHDT; this is encoded by the coding sequence GTGAAACGGTTTCAGGTCGCGATCGTCGGCGGCGGCGTGGCCGGTCTTTCTGCGGCTCTCTTCCTCGCGCGCGCCGGCATTTCGGTCGCGGTCTTCGATCAGCACGAATCGAGCCTCTACCGCGTCTCGCGCGTGCACAACTATCTCGGCTTTCCCGATGGTATCCCGGGCCCAGAGCTCATCGAACTCGGCCGACGCCAGGCCACCCGTTTCGGCGCCGAGCTGTTCGATGAAGACGTGGAGGCGGTCGCCAACGCCGGCGCATCGTTTTCTGTTCGAACCGGCGCGGGGGCGTATGAGGCCGACTACGCGATTCTGGCATCCAACAAGCGCACCGACATCGCGCATGCGCTAGGCTTAGAGCTAGGGGGCTTCGGCAACAAATTTGTCAGCGTCGATTCAGAGGGTCGGACCGCGGTAGATCGGCTCTATGCGGCCGGCCGCATCACCGGCCTTCCGAGCCAAGCGAGCATTTCGGCGGGCGACGGCGCCAAAGTTGCGATCGCGATCATCCAACGTATGCGCGGCGGATATTATGTCGATCACGACACGTGA